The Humidesulfovibrio mexicanus DNA window GCCCGCCTGCTCAGAAAGACCGGGCACCAGGTGTCCTGCGAATACTACATCAATGACGCCGGACGGCAGATGCGCATCCTGGGCGACTCCGTGTGGCTGCGTCTGCGCCAGATAGCCGATCCGTCCATCCCCGACCTGGAGGACTTCTACCGGGGCGACTACATCCGCGACATCGCCGTGCGCGTGCGCCGTGAGAACCCCGGCATCCTCTCCATGCCGGAGAAGGACGCCGTGGACATTTGCTTCCGCGCGGCCGTGGACGAGATTCTGGCCGGAATCAAGAAGGACCTGGCCGACTTCCGCGTGGGGCACGACGTGTGGTTTTCCGAAAAGAGCCTGGTGGACGCCGGGCCCGACGGCGGGCCGAGCAAGGTGGGCGAAGCCTTCGCCGACCTGGCCGCGCGCGGGCTGACCTACGAGAGCGACGGCGCCCTCTGGTTCCGCACCACGGACTTCGGCGACGACAAGGACCGCGTGCTCCGCAAGTCCAGCGGCGAGCTTACCTACTTCGCCTCGGACATCGCCTACCACCATGACAAGTTCAGGCGCGGCTTCGACCGGCTCATCGACATCTGGGGAGCCGACCACCACGGCTACGTGCCGCGGATGCAGGGCGCGGTGACGGCCCTGGGCCGCCAGGGCGCCCTCACCGTGATCCTTGTGCAGTTGGTGAGCCTTTTGAGGGACGGCGAGCAGGTGGCCATGAGCACCCGCGCCGGGCAGTTCGAGACCCTGGCCGACGTGGTGGCCTATGTGGGGGCCGATGCCGCGCGCTTCCTGTTCCTCTCGCGCAAGAGCGATTCGCCCTTGGAGTTCGACCTGGAGCTGGTGCGCAAAAAGAGCATGGACAACCCCGTCTATTATGTGCAGTACGCCCACGCCCGCGTGCACTCCATGCTGGCCAAGGGGCGGGAGGCGGGCATTGTCCCGGCAGCGCCCGGCGAGGAGCGCCTTGCCGCCCTGGACACCGAGGAGGATCTGCAGCTGCTGCGCCTCATGGAGCGTTTCCCCGACGTGGTGGCCCACGCGGCCGAGAACCTGGCCCCCCACGCCGTAAGCGCCTATCTCTCGGAGCTGGCGTCCGCGCTGCATAAGTATTATACGCAGCACCACGTGCTTTCCGCCGGGCCGGATGTGGCCGCCGCGAGGCTCCTGCTGCTTTCCTGCGTGGCGGAGACCCTGGCGGCGGGTCTCGACCTGCTGGGCGTGAGCGCGCCGGAGCGCATGGACCAGGCGGGCGTTGACGAGACCGCCCAGTAGGCGGCGCGTCCAGTCCAGCCCGCAAGGAGACCGGCATGAATGCGCCCATACGCCTGAAGGATCCCAGCGTTTCCGGAAAGCAATACACCATCAGCATGGGGTTTGGCGGGTTCGCCGCCCTGGTGGCCTGTCTGGCCCTGGCCCTGAGCCTTTTCTTCGTGCTTGGGGTGCTGGTGGGCCGGGGCCACAAGCCCGAGACTGCCGTGCCCGTCGTGGCGGACATCATGCCACGAGAGGTCCCGGCCACCGTGCCCGCCCCGCCGCAGGAGGTGCTGAAGGCGGAGGAGCTTTCCTATACCCAGCACCTTGGCCAGGCCCACGACGGCCCCGCCCCCAGCAGGCCGATCGATGCGGAGCGTCCACGGCCGCCGGTCAAGCCTGCGGCCAAGCCCCAGGCCAAAGCCGACGCCAAGCCCCAGGCCAAAGCCGACGCCAAGCCCCAGGCCAGCAAGCCGGATGCGCCGCCCCCGGCCAAGGCCTTGGCCGATGCGTCCGCGCGCAAGCCGACGGACAGCAAGGTGGACAGGCTGGCCGACGCCGTTGTGTCCAAGGCCCAAGGCAAGAAAACGTCCCCCCCGCCGAAGCCCGACGCCGACACCCGCCGCTACGACTACGCCTACCAGACCGCGACTTTCCCCGATGCCGACTCCGCCCGCGCGCACCTCAAGCGCATCAAGGCCCTTGGCATTAAGGGCGATGTGGAATCCGGCCAGACCGACGGCAAGGACTGGCACCGCGTGGTGGTGTTCTTCCAAGGCACCCCCACCGATACCCGCGCCTTGAAGGCCAAGCTCGCCACCATCGGCGTGCAGAAGCTCGTCATGCGCTCCAAGGTCGCCGCCGAGTAGCGCCCTACAGGCGTGGCAAGATGGCTGGAGGCGGCCCGGATGTTCGTCGTCCGGGCCGCCTCTGCGTGAGGAGGGTGGAATGAGGCTGTGGTCTGTGGAGTGTGGAGGTGGGCGGAGATATGTGTCGCCGCGGGCCTAGGCCGTCGCGGCGAGATTCCTTCTTTCCAGAACGGCCCGCGCGGCCTTGGGCCCGGCCCACAAGGGGCTTGGCGGGGCCTTGCGCAGCAGGCCGTGGAGTTCGCGGCGCACGGAGAGTAGGTCGCGCACCACGCAGGGATCGAAATGCGAGCCGGAGCACCGCTCCACCTCCGCCAGGGCCTCGTCCAGGCTCAGGCTGCGGCGGTAGGGGCGCTCCTCGGTCATGGCCGAAAGCGCATCGGCCACGGCGACGATGCGCGCGCCAAGCGGAATGTCGCGACCGCCGATGCCGTAGGGGTAGCCCAGGCCGTCCCAGCGCTCATGGTGGGCAAGCACGATCTCGCACACGCCGGGCTTGCCCCGAAACACCCTCACCGGCCGCAAAATGTCCGCGCCGATCTTGGGGTGCCTGCGCATGATCTCCCACTCCAGAGAGGTGAGGGGACCTGGTTTCTGCAAAATGCTGTCCGGGATGCCGATCTTGCCCACATCGTGCAGGTGGCCGGCCATGTGCACCACATCGGCCTGCAACGCGGTCAAGCCGTGGGCCTGGGCCAGCAGGCTGCACACGTCGGCGACCACGGTGGAGTGCTCGAAGAGTCGGCAGTCGCGGGCGTCCACGGCGCGTCCAAGGCTCTCGGCCAGTTCGTGGGCCGTGCCCACGGCGCATGAGGACATGCCGCCGCATGTGCAGGAGCCGCCGCATGTGCACAAGCCGTCCGGGGAATCGCAGCCCTTCTGGCCGGTGGCCTCGCTGTGCCCGGTTGTCCCCTGGGCGGTGAGGCTCCATGCGTCTGCGCTTTCCCTGAACATGCCGCTCTCCTTTTCCGTTGCTGATCCCGTTGCGCAGTTCGTGTATGCTCTTATTGAAATTGAATGTCAACATCAAAATTGCCGCTTCCCGAATTTTTCCGTCTTTCAAAAAAATGCCCCGCCGATGGGCTCGGCGGGGCATGAAAGCCGGGAAGGGGCGGGGCTGGTTTACGCCGGGTCGCTAAGCTCGCGGATCCAGCGCTCCAAAGGCGCCTCCACAAGCCCGCGTATTTCCGCGAGGCGCTGGGCGCTTTCGGCTTCGAACCGCAGCACCAGCGCGGGCTGGGTGTTGGAGGCCCGCACCAGGGCCCAGCCGTCCGGAAACACCAGGCGCGCGCCATCGTCGCCTTCCAGGGTGTAGGTCTTGGCGAACTCCTGGCGGGCGCGCTCGGCCACGGCGAATTTCACCTGGTCCGGGCAGTCCACGCGCAGCTCCGGGGTCACGAAGGTTTGTGGCCAGTCATCCAGCAGGCGCGACACCGGCGCGGCCTCGCGGGAAACGATCTCCACCAGCCGCAGGGCCGCGTACGGCGCGTCGTCGAAGCCGTAGTAGCGGTCGGCGAAGAACATGTGTCCGCTCATTTCTCCGGCCAGGGCCGCTCCCTCGGAGAGCAGGCGATCCTTGATCAGCGAATGCCCGGTGGCCGACATGATGGGCCGGCCGCCGTGCCGGGCGATGTCCTGGAAGAGCAGGTGCGAGCACTTCACATCCCCGATGACCGCGGCGCCGGGCTTTTCGGCCAGCACCTGCCGGGCGAACACGGCCAGCAGCCGGTCCCCGTGGATCACCTGCGCGCGTTCGTCCACAACGCCGATGCGGTCGCCGTCCCCGTCGAGCCCGATGCCGAGCTCGGCCCCGCACTCCAGCACCTTGGCCTTGAGCGCTACAAGATTCTTTTCCTCGACAGGGTCGGGGTGGTGGTTGGGGAAGCGGCCGT harbors:
- a CDS encoding phosphomannomutase/phosphoglucomutase — translated: MDSATARIFRAYDIRGIVGRDFDADWVERLGRACGAYFLSRGFSRAVVGHDCRLTSAGFQERMVRGLCATGVDVLFLDMVPTPVCYFAIRHLGYQAGVMITASHNPSEYNGFKVWAGRSTIHSNEIQQLARLMEQNAFPQGNGVACQHDIVPSYLGTVSALVKLSRPVKVVLDGGNGAAGLVARDLLRSAGAEVVELFCEPDGRFPNHHPDPVEEKNLVALKAKVLECGAELGIGLDGDGDRIGVVDERAQVIHGDRLLAVFARQVLAEKPGAAVIGDVKCSHLLFQDIARHGGRPIMSATGHSLIKDRLLSEGAALAGEMSGHMFFADRYYGFDDAPYAALRLVEIVSREAAPVSRLLDDWPQTFVTPELRVDCPDQVKFAVAERARQEFAKTYTLEGDDGARLVFPDGWALVRASNTQPALVLRFEAESAQRLAEIRGLVEAPLERWIRELSDPA
- a CDS encoding SPOR domain-containing protein, which codes for MNAPIRLKDPSVSGKQYTISMGFGGFAALVACLALALSLFFVLGVLVGRGHKPETAVPVVADIMPREVPATVPAPPQEVLKAEELSYTQHLGQAHDGPAPSRPIDAERPRPPVKPAAKPQAKADAKPQAKADAKPQASKPDAPPPAKALADASARKPTDSKVDRLADAVVSKAQGKKTSPPPKPDADTRRYDYAYQTATFPDADSARAHLKRIKALGIKGDVESGQTDGKDWHRVVVFFQGTPTDTRALKAKLATIGVQKLVMRSKVAAE
- a CDS encoding HD-GYP domain-containing protein, with amino-acid sequence MFRESADAWSLTAQGTTGHSEATGQKGCDSPDGLCTCGGSCTCGGMSSCAVGTAHELAESLGRAVDARDCRLFEHSTVVADVCSLLAQAHGLTALQADVVHMAGHLHDVGKIGIPDSILQKPGPLTSLEWEIMRRHPKIGADILRPVRVFRGKPGVCEIVLAHHERWDGLGYPYGIGGRDIPLGARIVAVADALSAMTEERPYRRSLSLDEALAEVERCSGSHFDPCVVRDLLSVRRELHGLLRKAPPSPLWAGPKAARAVLERRNLAATA
- the argS gene encoding arginine--tRNA ligase, whose protein sequence is MKAKQYLEDALRAALTRMELPWPDKLLIEPPRERKFGDYSANAAMLLAAAAKKKPRDIAEALAAELRAADADACFARIEVAGPGFLNVTFAPGFWRTILADVRAAGPAYGQSNLGGGKKVQVEYVSANPTGPLHIGHGRGAALGDSLARLLRKTGHQVSCEYYINDAGRQMRILGDSVWLRLRQIADPSIPDLEDFYRGDYIRDIAVRVRRENPGILSMPEKDAVDICFRAAVDEILAGIKKDLADFRVGHDVWFSEKSLVDAGPDGGPSKVGEAFADLAARGLTYESDGALWFRTTDFGDDKDRVLRKSSGELTYFASDIAYHHDKFRRGFDRLIDIWGADHHGYVPRMQGAVTALGRQGALTVILVQLVSLLRDGEQVAMSTRAGQFETLADVVAYVGADAARFLFLSRKSDSPLEFDLELVRKKSMDNPVYYVQYAHARVHSMLAKGREAGIVPAAPGEERLAALDTEEDLQLLRLMERFPDVVAHAAENLAPHAVSAYLSELASALHKYYTQHHVLSAGPDVAAARLLLLSCVAETLAAGLDLLGVSAPERMDQAGVDETAQ